The Xanthomonas sontii genome contains a region encoding:
- a CDS encoding S9 family peptidase encodes MEAELSSIDIPVDGAALSGTLLTPTSRLPGVLFVHGWGGNQHHNLVRAREAAGLGCVCLTFDLRGHEGLATMRETVTRAQNLDDIKAAYDRLAASPHVDPDAIAVVGLSYGGYLAALLTLERPVEWLALRSPALYKDAHWDGPKVALNRDPDLMPYRNRVVTPADNRALAACQRYRGDVLLVEAERDTIVPSQVLHNYAAAFSNARSLTTRMIAGADHALTEKAHQAAYTRHLIDWLTDMVIGRRVALASRVVEQRKQRLKRSEGEAATAPGKGSNAFHGRLEAKEHSASPPASSR; translated from the coding sequence ATGGAAGCCGAACTGTCCAGCATCGACATCCCGGTCGACGGCGCGGCGCTCAGCGGCACCTTGCTGACCCCGACCAGCCGCCTGCCCGGCGTGCTGTTCGTGCACGGCTGGGGTGGCAATCAGCATCACAACCTGGTGCGTGCGCGCGAAGCGGCCGGCCTGGGTTGCGTGTGCCTGACCTTCGACCTGCGTGGCCACGAAGGCCTGGCCACGATGCGCGAGACGGTGACGCGCGCGCAGAACCTGGACGACATCAAGGCCGCCTACGATCGCCTGGCGGCGTCGCCGCACGTGGATCCGGACGCGATCGCGGTCGTTGGGCTGAGCTACGGCGGTTACCTGGCCGCGTTGCTGACGCTGGAGCGGCCGGTGGAGTGGCTGGCCCTGCGCTCGCCGGCGCTGTACAAGGACGCGCACTGGGACGGGCCGAAGGTCGCGCTGAACCGCGATCCCGATCTGATGCCCTACCGCAACCGCGTGGTGACGCCGGCGGACAACCGCGCCCTGGCGGCCTGCCAGCGCTATCGCGGCGATGTGCTGCTGGTGGAGGCCGAACGCGACACCATCGTGCCGAGCCAGGTACTGCACAACTACGCGGCAGCGTTCTCCAACGCGCGCTCGCTGACCACCCGCATGATCGCCGGCGCCGATCACGCGCTGACCGAGAAGGCACACCAGGCCGCCTATACGCGCCACCTGATCGACTGGCTGACCGACATGGTGATCGGGCGCCGTGTGGCCCTGGCCAGCCGCGTGGTCGAACAGCGCAAGCAGCGCCTCAAGCGCAGCGAGGGCGAGGCGGCGACGGCGCCCGGCAAGGGATCGAACGCGTTCCATGGGCGCCTGGAAGCGAAGGAGCACAGCGCCTCGCCACCCGCTTCGTCGCGTTGA
- a CDS encoding NHLP-related RiPP peptide, with amino-acid sequence MNAANHDPLPADIADRLLELLSTDDAFRTTFQENPAAALASLGYAPAAQALANDASPPKQGAPFYCMTSQQLASKEEIAQARAELVSHLTVDGNHHVIFCFEAGKVASSVSLK; translated from the coding sequence ATGAATGCCGCCAACCATGATCCGTTGCCCGCCGATATCGCCGACCGCCTGCTCGAACTGCTGAGCACGGACGACGCCTTCCGTACCACATTCCAGGAGAATCCGGCTGCGGCGCTTGCCAGCCTGGGCTACGCCCCGGCGGCCCAAGCACTGGCCAATGATGCGAGCCCGCCCAAGCAAGGCGCTCCGTTCTACTGCATGACCTCGCAGCAACTGGCCTCGAAGGAAGAAATCGCACAGGCGCGAGCGGAGCTGGTCAGCCATCTGACCGTGGATGGCAATCACCACGTCATCTTCTGCTTCGAAGCAGGCAAGGTCGCTTCGAGCGTTTCTCTCAAGTAA
- a CDS encoding SulP family inorganic anion transporter, translated as MKFSSSLRQSWCGNLRGDVLAGLVVALALIPEAIAFSIIAGVDPKIGLYAAFCICVTIAFAGGRPGMISAATGAMALLMIGLVKEHGVPYLLAATLLTGVLQILAGLFKLGALMRFVSRSVITGFVNALAILIFMAQLPELIGVPVPVYPLVALGLLLIYGLPWLSRRSFPGIGLWLLVLGAALTAGSMAPWTLLPVAVGGAAALLLGHRWTRGLAVPPPLVAIVLLTGLALYFGIHVPTVGDKGQLPDRLPSLLLPSVPWTLETLRIVFPVSATMAVVGLLESMMTAQIVDDMTDTPSDKNRECVGQGVANIVSGLFGGMAGCAMIGQSVINVKSGGRGRLSALVAGSVLLLLVVFAGAWVRQIPMAALVAVMIMVSVGTFSWRSLAQLRTHPTSSSVVMLGTVAVTVATHDLARGVLTGVLLSALFFARKVGRMLHIARSEDADGGHTYRIRGQLFFASAGGFAGAFDFAHAPARVTLDLSDAHIWDISAIGALDQVVMKFRRHGAQVQVLGLNPDSAAMVGRLGRHQRDDVESVPLH; from the coding sequence TTGAAATTTTCCTCTTCCCTGCGCCAGTCCTGGTGCGGCAATCTCCGTGGCGACGTGCTCGCCGGCCTGGTCGTGGCATTGGCGCTGATTCCCGAGGCGATCGCGTTCTCGATCATCGCCGGCGTCGATCCCAAGATCGGCCTCTATGCCGCCTTCTGCATCTGCGTGACCATCGCCTTCGCCGGCGGGCGCCCCGGCATGATTTCCGCCGCCACCGGCGCGATGGCGCTGCTGATGATCGGCCTGGTCAAGGAGCACGGCGTGCCCTATCTACTCGCAGCCACGCTGCTGACCGGCGTGCTGCAGATCCTGGCCGGGCTGTTCAAGCTCGGCGCGCTGATGCGCTTCGTCTCGCGCTCGGTGATCACCGGCTTCGTCAATGCGCTGGCGATCCTGATCTTCATGGCGCAACTGCCCGAGCTGATCGGCGTACCGGTGCCGGTGTATCCGCTGGTGGCGCTGGGCCTGCTGCTGATCTACGGCCTGCCCTGGCTGTCGCGGCGCAGCTTTCCCGGCATCGGCCTGTGGCTGCTGGTGCTGGGCGCGGCCCTAACGGCAGGCAGCATGGCGCCGTGGACGCTGCTGCCGGTCGCCGTGGGTGGCGCCGCGGCGCTGCTGTTGGGGCACCGCTGGACGCGCGGCCTGGCCGTGCCGCCGCCGTTGGTGGCGATCGTGCTGCTGACCGGGCTGGCACTGTACTTCGGCATCCACGTCCCCACCGTCGGCGACAAGGGGCAATTGCCCGATCGCCTGCCCAGCCTGCTGCTGCCGAGCGTGCCGTGGACGCTGGAGACGCTGCGGATCGTGTTTCCGGTATCGGCGACGATGGCGGTGGTCGGCCTGCTCGAGTCGATGATGACCGCGCAGATCGTCGACGACATGACCGACACGCCCAGCGACAAGAACCGCGAATGCGTGGGCCAGGGCGTGGCCAACATCGTCAGCGGCCTGTTCGGCGGCATGGCCGGCTGCGCGATGATCGGGCAATCGGTGATCAACGTGAAGTCCGGCGGGCGCGGCCGGCTGTCCGCGCTGGTCGCCGGCAGCGTGCTGTTGCTGCTGGTAGTGTTCGCCGGCGCCTGGGTGCGGCAGATCCCGATGGCCGCGCTGGTGGCGGTGATGATCATGGTCTCGGTGGGCACGTTCAGCTGGCGCTCGCTGGCGCAATTGCGCACCCATCCGACCAGTTCCAGCGTGGTGATGCTCGGCACCGTCGCGGTGACCGTGGCCACCCACGACTTGGCGCGCGGCGTGCTCACCGGCGTGCTGCTGTCGGCGCTGTTCTTCGCGCGCAAGGTCGGGCGCATGCTGCACATCGCGCGCAGCGAGGACGCCGATGGCGGCCACACCTACCGCATCCGCGGCCAACTGTTCTTCGCCTCGGCCGGCGGCTTCGCCGGTGCCTTCGACTTCGCCCACGCGCCGGCGCGGGTCACCCTGGATCTGAGCGACGCGCACATCTGGGACATCAGCGCCATCGGCGCGCTGGATCAGGTGGTGATGAAATTCCGTCGCCACGGCGCGCAGGTCCAGGTGCTGGGACTGAACCCGGACAGTGCGGCGATGGTCGGGCGGCTGGGCAGGCACCAGCGCGACGATGTGGAAAGCGTTCCGCTGCATTGA
- a CDS encoding putative peptide maturation dehydrogenase gives MRVRRCFHLFLEPRDVGRFDLASLLAGGNGLRRERRWIALAPHLEVELEVEASERELLGSLCAVEWTEASTLPEEAIRLIEIGLLVREDDIAQDGFAGRDAAMRATYWWGPAALSHRFGRWQGSDSVASMEANGLTTAAGLCEKLGPPPSEVDSRCAPEVRLPLPRQAEDAFDALLARRATCRNFDTARPLPLAEFSQLLQRVFGARARIEANDMAAFLKKNAPSAGGLHATECYLLIQRVDGLAPGVYHYNPVEHALEPLPPPEMALGELARTAVAGQYWFADAPVLVVMVPRYARIFWKYRHHPKAYRALLLDIGHLSQLLYLCATQAKWGAFVTSAINEVDIEQAFGLDGLHESPLAVCGFGWRAQMLATAEFDPGGDVWQADVS, from the coding sequence ATGCGTGTACGCCGCTGCTTTCATCTGTTTCTGGAGCCGCGCGACGTTGGCCGGTTCGATCTGGCCTCCTTGCTCGCAGGGGGCAACGGTCTACGGCGAGAGAGGCGCTGGATCGCCTTGGCTCCCCATCTTGAAGTCGAGTTGGAGGTCGAGGCCAGCGAGCGGGAGTTGCTGGGCTCGCTGTGTGCAGTCGAATGGACCGAGGCAAGCACCTTGCCCGAGGAGGCGATCCGACTGATCGAGATCGGTCTCCTGGTTCGCGAGGATGACATCGCTCAGGATGGCTTTGCCGGTCGCGATGCCGCCATGCGCGCCACGTACTGGTGGGGCCCCGCAGCCTTGTCCCACAGATTCGGTCGCTGGCAGGGAAGCGACAGTGTGGCGTCGATGGAAGCCAACGGGCTGACGACGGCGGCCGGTCTGTGTGAAAAGCTCGGCCCGCCGCCTTCCGAAGTGGATTCGCGCTGTGCGCCCGAAGTGCGCTTGCCCTTGCCTCGCCAGGCGGAAGACGCGTTCGACGCCTTACTTGCCCGCCGTGCGACTTGCCGAAATTTCGACACGGCGCGGCCACTGCCACTAGCGGAGTTTTCGCAGTTGCTGCAGCGAGTCTTCGGCGCGCGTGCCAGGATCGAGGCGAACGACATGGCGGCCTTCCTGAAGAAGAATGCGCCCTCTGCTGGCGGTCTACATGCTACCGAGTGCTATTTGCTGATCCAACGGGTGGATGGGCTCGCGCCTGGCGTGTATCACTACAACCCGGTTGAGCATGCACTTGAGCCGCTGCCTCCACCAGAAATGGCGCTTGGTGAATTGGCACGTACCGCGGTTGCCGGCCAGTACTGGTTTGCAGACGCGCCGGTACTAGTGGTGATGGTGCCGCGCTATGCTCGGATATTCTGGAAATACCGCCATCACCCGAAGGCATACCGTGCTCTGTTGCTTGACATCGGGCATCTATCGCAGTTGTTGTATCTATGCGCCACTCAGGCCAAATGGGGTGCCTTTGTCACGTCGGCAATCAACGAGGTGGACATCGAGCAAGCATTTGGGCTGGATGGCCTGCATGAAAGCCCTTTGGCAGTGTGTGGCTTTGGTTGGCGTGCGCAGATGCTTGCCACTGCCGAGTTTGATCCGGGCGGTGATGTCTGGCAGGCGGATGTCTCATAG
- a CDS encoding DUF3182 family protein, which produces MARSTVHANVRACQVRETVSGGHEAATHAWVVAEVGRLMHLPVHDERCAAGAGAFCVPDDTLTTAQAEQIGVHAAADLLGGVVPYAFVATKAISHPLIEIDAQSPDGWQPDLGAALASATLPGYAAFSAADARRAYARLCDGGPVRLKLPHGVGGLGQVLLGDAQALDTALATLSAHALREHGVVLERHLQQPTTFSVGETHCAGVTIAYCGTQSVTRDGSGREAYGGSELHVIRGTLDTLLEQPLPPRQRTAVLKARDYDRLVAAAYPGFYASRRNYDVIEGLLADGSIACGVLEQSWRVGGATPAELAAVAAFQQSPALQRVVAATVERYGAHPPPPAGAQVYYVGEEPRTGLLTKYRYMRSVT; this is translated from the coding sequence ATGGCCCGATCCACCGTGCATGCCAATGTCCGCGCCTGCCAGGTGCGGGAGACCGTGTCCGGGGGCCACGAGGCAGCCACGCATGCCTGGGTGGTCGCCGAAGTGGGGCGGCTGATGCACCTGCCCGTGCACGACGAGCGCTGTGCCGCTGGTGCGGGCGCGTTCTGCGTGCCCGACGACACCCTGACCACCGCGCAGGCCGAGCAGATCGGCGTGCACGCGGCGGCCGATCTGCTGGGCGGTGTGGTGCCGTACGCCTTCGTCGCCACCAAGGCGATCAGCCATCCGCTGATCGAGATCGATGCGCAGTCACCTGACGGGTGGCAGCCCGACCTGGGCGCGGCGCTGGCGTCCGCCACGCTGCCGGGCTACGCCGCCTTCAGCGCTGCCGATGCCCGGCGCGCGTACGCGCGTTTGTGCGACGGCGGCCCGGTGCGGCTGAAACTGCCGCACGGCGTCGGTGGGCTTGGGCAGGTGCTGCTCGGCGACGCGCAGGCGCTGGATACGGCGCTTGCGACACTGTCCGCGCACGCGTTGCGCGAGCATGGGGTGGTGCTGGAACGGCACCTGCAGCAGCCGACCACCTTCAGCGTCGGCGAAACACATTGCGCCGGCGTGACCATCGCCTACTGCGGCACGCAGTCGGTCACTCGCGATGGCAGCGGCCGCGAGGCGTACGGCGGCTCGGAACTTCATGTGATCCGCGGCACCCTCGACACACTGCTGGAACAGCCGTTGCCGCCGCGCCAGCGCACCGCGGTGCTGAAGGCACGCGACTACGACCGGCTGGTGGCTGCGGCCTATCCGGGCTTCTATGCGTCGCGCCGCAACTACGACGTGATCGAGGGGCTGCTTGCCGATGGCAGCATCGCCTGCGGCGTCCTCGAGCAGTCCTGGCGCGTCGGCGGCGCCACGCCGGCGGAACTGGCCGCGGTCGCTGCGTTCCAGCAGTCGCCGGCGCTGCAACGCGTGGTCGCCGCCACCGTCGAGCGCTATGGCGCGCATCCGCCGCCGCCGGCCGGGGCGCAGGTGTACTACGTGGGCGAAGAGCCGCGCACCGGCCTGCTGACCAAGTACCGCTACATGCGCAGCGTGACCTGA
- a CDS encoding cupin, producing MSLDHWQLPPHDWVPNHPFLPVLHYRQCVGTLDADGFERRFAAHGWPPQWRDGIYDYHHYHSTAHEMLGVARGSARVLLGGPVGIEVALAAGDALLLPAGTGHCRLSASADFMVVGAYPDGQDWDICRQAPDATMLQRIAQVPVPCIDPLFGAEGPLLEQWERSAL from the coding sequence ATGTCACTGGACCACTGGCAACTGCCGCCACACGACTGGGTGCCCAACCACCCGTTCCTGCCAGTGCTGCACTACCGGCAGTGCGTCGGCACCCTCGACGCCGACGGCTTCGAACGCCGCTTCGCCGCGCACGGCTGGCCGCCGCAATGGCGCGACGGCATCTACGACTATCACCACTACCATTCCACCGCGCACGAAATGCTCGGCGTCGCCCGCGGCAGCGCCCGCGTGCTGCTCGGCGGCCCGGTCGGCATCGAGGTCGCGCTCGCTGCCGGCGATGCGCTGCTACTGCCGGCCGGGACAGGCCATTGCCGGCTGTCGGCCAGCGCCGACTTCATGGTCGTCGGCGCCTATCCGGACGGCCAGGACTGGGACATCTGCCGTCAGGCGCCCGACGCCACGATGCTGCAACGGATCGCGCAGGTGCCGGTTCCGTGCATCGATCCGCTGTTTGGGGCGGAGGGGCCGTTGCTGGAGCAGTGGGAGAGGTCAGCGCTATGA
- a CDS encoding p-hydroxycinnamoyl CoA hydratase/lyase: MSSYQDRWQTVQVEIDAGIAWVTLNRPDKRNAMSPTLNREMIDVLESLELDSSAEVLVLTGAGESWSAGMDLKEYFRETDGKEEIVQERMRRDCSQWQWRLLRFYSKPTIAAVNGWCFGGAFSPLVACDLAIAADEAVFGLSEINWGIPPGNLVSKAVADTMGHRNAMLYIMTGRTFTGTEAAQMGLVNASVPRAQLREEVTKLAQELQQKNPVVLRFAKHGFKRCRELTWEQNEDYLYAKVDQSNHRDPEKGRQQGLKQFLDDKTIKPGLQTYKR, encoded by the coding sequence ATGAGCAGCTACCAAGACCGCTGGCAGACCGTCCAGGTCGAGATCGACGCAGGCATCGCCTGGGTCACCCTGAACCGGCCGGACAAGCGCAACGCGATGAGTCCCACCCTCAATCGCGAAATGATCGACGTGCTGGAGTCGCTGGAGCTGGACAGCAGCGCCGAGGTGCTGGTGCTGACCGGCGCCGGCGAATCCTGGTCGGCCGGCATGGACCTGAAGGAATACTTCCGCGAGACCGACGGCAAGGAAGAGATCGTGCAGGAGCGCATGCGCCGCGACTGCTCGCAGTGGCAGTGGCGCCTGCTGCGCTTCTACAGCAAGCCGACCATCGCCGCGGTCAACGGCTGGTGTTTCGGTGGCGCGTTCTCGCCGCTGGTCGCCTGCGACCTGGCCATCGCCGCGGACGAGGCGGTGTTCGGGCTGTCGGAGATCAACTGGGGCATCCCCCCGGGCAACCTGGTCAGCAAGGCCGTCGCCGACACCATGGGCCACCGCAACGCCATGCTCTACATCATGACCGGGCGCACCTTCACCGGCACCGAGGCGGCGCAGATGGGCCTGGTCAACGCCAGCGTGCCGCGCGCGCAGCTGCGTGAGGAAGTGACCAAGCTGGCGCAGGAACTGCAGCAGAAGAACCCGGTGGTGCTGCGCTTCGCCAAGCACGGCTTCAAGCGCTGCCGCGAGCTGACCTGGGAGCAGAACGAGGACTACCTGTACGCCAAGGTCGACCAGTCCAATCACCGCGATCCCGAGAAGGGCCGGCAACAGGGCCTGAAGCAATTCCTGGACGACAAAACCATCAAGCCCGGTCTGCAGACCTACAAGCGCTGA